The Tenrec ecaudatus isolate mTenEca1 chromosome 6, mTenEca1.hap1, whole genome shotgun sequence genome has a window encoding:
- the MBD6 gene encoding methyl-CpG-binding domain protein 6 isoform X1: MNGGNESSGADRAGGPVATSVPIGWQRCVREGAVLYISPSGTELSSLEQTRSYLLSDGTCKCGLECPLNVPKVFNFDPLAPVTLGGAGVGPASEEDMTKLCNHRRKAVAMATLYRSMETTCSHSSPGGESPQIFHTVSPGPPSIRPSCRVPPAAPLNGGPGSLPSEPPSVPQAFPALAGPSGLFPPPRLPDPVPSGSSSPCFLPRGNAPSPAPPPPPAISLNAPSYNWGATLLSSLVTPDLGSPPAPHASSSPPSDHPFHCSDALTPPPLPSSNNLPAPSGPATQPPVSSATMHLPLVLGPLGGAPTVEGPRASPFLASNLLSAAAKAQHPPLPPPSTLQGRRPRAQAPSAAHSSSPHPPQRRPRRPPTVLRLLEGGGPQTPRRSRPRAPSLAPQPFPYAEPSQPILPSVLSLLGLSTPGPSHSDGSFNLLGSDAHLPPPPTLSSGSPPQPRHPIQPSLPGTTSGSLSSVPGAPAPPAASKAPVVPSPVLQSPSEGFGMGVGPACPLPSLAGGEAFPFPSPEQGLALSGAGFPGMLGALPLPLSLGQPPPSPLLSHSLFGMLAGGGGQPPPEPLLPPPGGPGPPLAPGEPEGPSLLVASLLPPPSSELLPPPSAPPSNLLASFLPLLALGPTAGDGEGSVEGAGGPSGEPFSGLGDLPPLLFPPLSAPPTLIALNSALLAASLDPPSGTPPQPCVLSAPQPGPPTSSVTTATTDPGASSLGKAPSNSGRPSQLLSPLLSASLLGDLSSLTSSPGTLSSLLQPPGPLLSGQLGLQLLPGGGAPPPLSEASSPLACLLQSLQLPPEQSEAPRLPSESPTSALEPEPARPPLSALAPPHGSPDPPVPELLTGRGSGKRGRRGGGGLRGINGEARPGRGRKPGSRREPGRLALKWGARGGFNGQMERSPRRTHHWQHNGELAEEGAEPKDPPPPGPYSEELKSIFSQVPPGVIRKSRRGRRRKYNPTRNSNSSRQDVTLEPSPMTRAAVPLPPRARPGRPAKNKRRKLAP, translated from the exons ATGAATGGGGGCAATGAGAGCAGTGGAGCAGACAGAGCTGGGGGCCCTGTGGCCACGTCTGTCCCTATTGGCTGGCAGCGCTGTGTTCGAGAGGGTGCTGTGCTCTATATCAG CCCAAGTGGCACCGAGCTGTCTTCCTTGGAGCAAACCCGGAGCTACCTCCTCAGTGATGGGACCTGCAAGTGCGGTCTGGAGTGTCCACTCAATGTCCCTAAG GTTTTCAACTTTGACCCTTTGGCCCCGGTGAccctgggtggggctggggtggggccaGCATCAGAGGAGGACATGACCAAGCTGTGCAACCACCGGCGGAAAGCCGTTGCTATGGCAACCCTGTACCGAAGCATGGAGACCACCTGCTCACACTCTTCTCCCG gaggagaaagcccccaaATCttccacactgtgtccccagggcCCCCCTCTATCCGCCCTTCTTGTCGAGTTCCTCCTGCAGCCCCACTTAATGGTGGTCCCGGCTCCCTTCCCTCTGAACCTCCCTCTGTCCCCCAGGCCTTCCCTGCCCTCGCAGGCCCCTCGGGGCTCTTCCCACCACCAAGGCTTCCTGACCCTGTGCCCTCGGGGAGCAGCAGCCCCTGTTTCCTTCCCAGGGGCAATgccccctctccagccccacctcctccacctgctATCAGCCTCAATGCCCCCTCATACAACTGGGGGGCTACTCTCTTATCCAGCCTGGtgaccccagacctgggctctCCTCCAGCCCCCCATGCCTCCTCCTCACCCCCTTCTGACCATCCTTTCCACTGTAGTGATGCCTTAActcctcctcccctgccctccagcAATAatctccctgccccctctggtCCTGCCACTCAGCCACCAGTGTCTTCAGCCACTATGCACCTGCCCTTGGTCCTGGGGCCCCTGGGAGGGGCCCCCACGGTGGAAGGGCCCAGGGCATCTCCCTTCCTCGCTAGCAACCTACTCTCTGCGGCAGCCAAGGCACAGCaccccccactaccccctcccagcACTTTACAGGGCCGCCGGCCCCGTGCCCAGGCGCCCTCAGCTGCCCACTCCTCATCACCCCATCCTCCGCAGCGTCGGCCCCGCCGACCCCCAACTGTACTGCGattactggagggtggaggcccTCAGACACCCAGAAGGAGTCGCCCTCGGGCCCCTTCTCTTGCCCCCCAACCCTTTCCTTACGCAGAGCCATCCCAACCAATCCTCCCCTCTGTGCTGTCCCTGCTGGGACTATCCACCCCTGGCCCTTCCCATTCTGATGGAAGCTTTAACCTTTTGGGGTCAGATGCacaccttcctcctcccccaaccctctcCTCAGGGAGCCCTCCTCAGCCCAGGCACCCCATCCAGCCCTCCCTGCCTGGGACCACCAGTGGCAGCCTCAGCAGTGTGCCAG GTGCCCCTGCCccaccagctgcctccaaagcccCTGTGGTCCCCAGCCCTGTGCTTCAAAGCCCATCAGAGGGgtttgggatgggggtgggccCAGCCTGCCCTCTACCTTCCCTGGCCGGAGGGGAAGCCTTCCCCTTCCCCAGCCCTGAGCAGGGCCTGGCACTGAGTGGAGCTGGCTTCCCAGGGATGCTGGGggccctgcctctccctctgagtctagggcagcccccaccttctcctttgcTCAGCCACAGTTTATTTGGCAtgctggctgggggaggggggcagcctCCCCCAGAGCCCCTGCTACCCCCACCTGGAGGACCTGGCCCTCCCTTAGCCCCTGGCGAGCCTGAAGGACCTTCACTTTTGGTGGCTTCCTTGCTTCCACCACCCTCCTCAgagctccttcctcctccttccgcCCCTCCTAGCAACCTCCTTGCCTCTTTCCTGCCTCTCTTGGCCCTGGGCCCCACagctggggatggggaggggtctGTAGAGGGAGCCGGGGGTCCAAGTGGGGAGCCATTTTCAGGTTTGGGAGACCTGccccccctcctcttccccccactttcagccccccccaccctcatagcTTTAAATTCTGCGCTGCTGGCTGCCAGCCTGGATCCCCCCTCGGGGACACCCCCCCAG CCCTGTGTACTGAGTGCCCCCCAACCTGGACCACCTACCTCCAGTGTCACCACGGCAACTACTGACCCGGGGGCCTCCTCTCTGGGCAAGGCCCCCTCCAACTCAGGGAGACCCTCCCAACTCCTTAGCCCTCTGCTGAGTGCCAGCCTGCTGG GTGACCTGTCTTCACTGACCAGCAGCCCTGGGACCCTCTCCAGCCTGTTGCAGCCTCCTGGCCCTCTTCTCTCTGGCCAGCTGGGGTTGCAGCTCCTCCCTGGAGGGGgagctcccccacccctctcagaGGCATCTAGTCCCCTAGCCTGCCTGCTACAGAGTCTCCAG CTCCCTCCTGAGCAGTCCGAAGCTCCCCGTTTGCCCTCTGAGAGCCCCACCTCAGCCCTTGAACCGGAGCCTGCCCGGCCTCCCCTCAGTGCCTTAGCCCCACCCCATGGCTCTCCTGACCCCCCAGTCCCTGAGCTGCTCACTGGGAGGGGGTCAGGAAAGCGGGGCCGGCGGGGAGGAGGGGGACTTAGGGGCATTAATGGTGAAGCCAGGCCAGGCCGGGGCCGAAAGCCTGGCAGCCGGAGGGAACCTGGCCGACTGGCCCTTAAGTGGGGGGCACGTGGTGGCTTCAATGGACAAATGGAACGGTCCCCAAGAAGAACCCACCACTGGCAACATAATGGGGAGCTGGCTGAAGAGGGTGCTGAGCCCAAGGACCCACCCCCTCCCGGGCCCTATTCTGAGGAGCTTAAG TCCATCTTTTCCCAGGTGCCTCCTGGGGTGATCAGAAAGTCTCGTCGAGGCCGGAGGAGAAAATACAA CCCCACTCGAAACAGCAATAGCTCTCGCCAGGATGTTACCTTGGAACCCAGCCCCATGACTCGT GCGGCTGTCCCTCTGCCTCCACGTGCCCGCCCTGGCCGTCCTGC
- the MBD6 gene encoding methyl-CpG-binding domain protein 6 isoform X2: MNGGNESSGADRAGGPVATSVPIGWQRCVREGAVLYISPSGTELSSLEQTRSYLLSDGTCKCGLECPLNVPKVFNFDPLAPVTLGGAGVGPASEEDMTKLCNHRRKAVAMATLYRSMETTCSHSSPGGESPQIFHTVSPGPPSIRPSCRVPPAAPLNGGPGSLPSEPPSVPQAFPALAGPSGLFPPPRLPDPVPSGSSSPCFLPRGNAPSPAPPPPPAISLNAPSYNWGATLLSSLVTPDLGSPPAPHASSSPPSDHPFHCSDALTPPPLPSSNNLPAPSGPATQPPVSSATMHLPLVLGPLGGAPTVEGPRASPFLASNLLSAAAKAQHPPLPPPSTLQGRRPRAQAPSAAHSSSPHPPQRRPRRPPTVLRLLEGGGPQTPRRSRPRAPSLAPQPFPYAEPSQPILPSVLSLLGLSTPGPSHSDGSFNLLGSDAHLPPPPTLSSGSPPQPRHPIQPSLPGTTSGSLSSVPGAPAPPAASKAPVVPSPVLQSPSEGFGMGVGPACPLPSLAGGEAFPFPSPEQGLALSGAGFPGMLGALPLPLSLGQPPPSPLLSHSLFGMLAGGGGQPPPEPLLPPPGGPGPPLAPGEPEGPSLLVASLLPPPSSELLPPPSAPPSNLLASFLPLLALGPTAGDGEGSVEGAGGPSGEPFSGLGDLPPLLFPPLSAPPTLIALNSALLAASLDPPSGTPPQPCVLSAPQPGPPTSSVTTATTDPGASSLGKAPSNSGRPSQLLSPLLSASLLGDLSSLTSSPGTLSSLLQPPGPLLSGQLGLQLLPGGGAPPPLSEASSPLACLLQSLQLPPEQSEAPRLPSESPTSALEPEPARPPLSALAPPHGSPDPPVPELLTGRGSGKRGRRGGGGLRGINGEARPGRGRKPGSRREPGRLALKWGARGGFNGQMERSPRRTHHWQHNGELAEEGAEPKDPPPPGPYSEELKVPPGVIRKSRRGRRRKYNPTRNSNSSRQDVTLEPSPMTRAAVPLPPRARPGRPAKNKRRKLAP; encoded by the exons ATGAATGGGGGCAATGAGAGCAGTGGAGCAGACAGAGCTGGGGGCCCTGTGGCCACGTCTGTCCCTATTGGCTGGCAGCGCTGTGTTCGAGAGGGTGCTGTGCTCTATATCAG CCCAAGTGGCACCGAGCTGTCTTCCTTGGAGCAAACCCGGAGCTACCTCCTCAGTGATGGGACCTGCAAGTGCGGTCTGGAGTGTCCACTCAATGTCCCTAAG GTTTTCAACTTTGACCCTTTGGCCCCGGTGAccctgggtggggctggggtggggccaGCATCAGAGGAGGACATGACCAAGCTGTGCAACCACCGGCGGAAAGCCGTTGCTATGGCAACCCTGTACCGAAGCATGGAGACCACCTGCTCACACTCTTCTCCCG gaggagaaagcccccaaATCttccacactgtgtccccagggcCCCCCTCTATCCGCCCTTCTTGTCGAGTTCCTCCTGCAGCCCCACTTAATGGTGGTCCCGGCTCCCTTCCCTCTGAACCTCCCTCTGTCCCCCAGGCCTTCCCTGCCCTCGCAGGCCCCTCGGGGCTCTTCCCACCACCAAGGCTTCCTGACCCTGTGCCCTCGGGGAGCAGCAGCCCCTGTTTCCTTCCCAGGGGCAATgccccctctccagccccacctcctccacctgctATCAGCCTCAATGCCCCCTCATACAACTGGGGGGCTACTCTCTTATCCAGCCTGGtgaccccagacctgggctctCCTCCAGCCCCCCATGCCTCCTCCTCACCCCCTTCTGACCATCCTTTCCACTGTAGTGATGCCTTAActcctcctcccctgccctccagcAATAatctccctgccccctctggtCCTGCCACTCAGCCACCAGTGTCTTCAGCCACTATGCACCTGCCCTTGGTCCTGGGGCCCCTGGGAGGGGCCCCCACGGTGGAAGGGCCCAGGGCATCTCCCTTCCTCGCTAGCAACCTACTCTCTGCGGCAGCCAAGGCACAGCaccccccactaccccctcccagcACTTTACAGGGCCGCCGGCCCCGTGCCCAGGCGCCCTCAGCTGCCCACTCCTCATCACCCCATCCTCCGCAGCGTCGGCCCCGCCGACCCCCAACTGTACTGCGattactggagggtggaggcccTCAGACACCCAGAAGGAGTCGCCCTCGGGCCCCTTCTCTTGCCCCCCAACCCTTTCCTTACGCAGAGCCATCCCAACCAATCCTCCCCTCTGTGCTGTCCCTGCTGGGACTATCCACCCCTGGCCCTTCCCATTCTGATGGAAGCTTTAACCTTTTGGGGTCAGATGCacaccttcctcctcccccaaccctctcCTCAGGGAGCCCTCCTCAGCCCAGGCACCCCATCCAGCCCTCCCTGCCTGGGACCACCAGTGGCAGCCTCAGCAGTGTGCCAG GTGCCCCTGCCccaccagctgcctccaaagcccCTGTGGTCCCCAGCCCTGTGCTTCAAAGCCCATCAGAGGGgtttgggatgggggtgggccCAGCCTGCCCTCTACCTTCCCTGGCCGGAGGGGAAGCCTTCCCCTTCCCCAGCCCTGAGCAGGGCCTGGCACTGAGTGGAGCTGGCTTCCCAGGGATGCTGGGggccctgcctctccctctgagtctagggcagcccccaccttctcctttgcTCAGCCACAGTTTATTTGGCAtgctggctgggggaggggggcagcctCCCCCAGAGCCCCTGCTACCCCCACCTGGAGGACCTGGCCCTCCCTTAGCCCCTGGCGAGCCTGAAGGACCTTCACTTTTGGTGGCTTCCTTGCTTCCACCACCCTCCTCAgagctccttcctcctccttccgcCCCTCCTAGCAACCTCCTTGCCTCTTTCCTGCCTCTCTTGGCCCTGGGCCCCACagctggggatggggaggggtctGTAGAGGGAGCCGGGGGTCCAAGTGGGGAGCCATTTTCAGGTTTGGGAGACCTGccccccctcctcttccccccactttcagccccccccaccctcatagcTTTAAATTCTGCGCTGCTGGCTGCCAGCCTGGATCCCCCCTCGGGGACACCCCCCCAG CCCTGTGTACTGAGTGCCCCCCAACCTGGACCACCTACCTCCAGTGTCACCACGGCAACTACTGACCCGGGGGCCTCCTCTCTGGGCAAGGCCCCCTCCAACTCAGGGAGACCCTCCCAACTCCTTAGCCCTCTGCTGAGTGCCAGCCTGCTGG GTGACCTGTCTTCACTGACCAGCAGCCCTGGGACCCTCTCCAGCCTGTTGCAGCCTCCTGGCCCTCTTCTCTCTGGCCAGCTGGGGTTGCAGCTCCTCCCTGGAGGGGgagctcccccacccctctcagaGGCATCTAGTCCCCTAGCCTGCCTGCTACAGAGTCTCCAG CTCCCTCCTGAGCAGTCCGAAGCTCCCCGTTTGCCCTCTGAGAGCCCCACCTCAGCCCTTGAACCGGAGCCTGCCCGGCCTCCCCTCAGTGCCTTAGCCCCACCCCATGGCTCTCCTGACCCCCCAGTCCCTGAGCTGCTCACTGGGAGGGGGTCAGGAAAGCGGGGCCGGCGGGGAGGAGGGGGACTTAGGGGCATTAATGGTGAAGCCAGGCCAGGCCGGGGCCGAAAGCCTGGCAGCCGGAGGGAACCTGGCCGACTGGCCCTTAAGTGGGGGGCACGTGGTGGCTTCAATGGACAAATGGAACGGTCCCCAAGAAGAACCCACCACTGGCAACATAATGGGGAGCTGGCTGAAGAGGGTGCTGAGCCCAAGGACCCACCCCCTCCCGGGCCCTATTCTGAGGAGCTTAAG GTGCCTCCTGGGGTGATCAGAAAGTCTCGTCGAGGCCGGAGGAGAAAATACAA CCCCACTCGAAACAGCAATAGCTCTCGCCAGGATGTTACCTTGGAACCCAGCCCCATGACTCGT GCGGCTGTCCCTCTGCCTCCACGTGCCCGCCCTGGCCGTCCTGC